The DNA window GAGGGAGACGGAATTGGGAAAGACGTAGTTCCCGCTGCGTTAAAAGTTTTGGATGCTGCTGCCGAGAAAATTGGAAAGGAAGTTGTGTGGTTTAAAGTTTACGCCGGAGAGGATGCCTACAAGCTTTACGGAACTTACCTTCCCGAAGATACGCTAAACGCGATAAGGGAATTTAGAGTCGCTCTAAAAGGTCCGCTAACAACTCCAGTTGGAGGAGGTTATAGAAGTTTGAACGTCACGATAAGGCAAACCCTCGACCTCTACGCAAATGTCAGGCCGGTGTTTTACATCAAAGGCGTTCCGAGCCCGCTGAAAAATCCGGAAGTCGTTGATCTCGTGATATTCAGAGAAAACACCGAAGACGTTTACGCCGGAATAGAGTGGCCTAAGGGAAGTGAGGAAGCGAAAAAAGTGATAAAGTTCTTGGCTGAAGAATTCGGAATTCGCATAAGAGAGGATTCGGGCATCGGCTTGAAGCCGATAAGCGAATTCGCCACGAAAAGGCTCGTTAGGTTAGCTATAAAATACGCGATAGAAAACAACAGGAGGAGCGTTACTCTCGTTCACAAGGGGAACATAATGAAGTACACCGAAGGAGCCTTCAGAGACTGGGGGTACGAGGTGGCTAAGGAGGAGTTCGGAGACAAAGTTATTACAGAGGAGGAGCTCTGGAACAACTACAACGGAGAGCTGCCGAAGGGAAAGATTCTGATAAATGATAGAATAGCCGACAACATGTTCCAGCAGATCCTTACGAGAACCGCAGAATACGACGTGCTTGCTATGCCAAACCTGAACGGCGACTACATGAGCGATGCAGCTGCAGCTTTAGTTGGAGGACTCGGAATCGCTCCGGGAAGCAACATAGGAGACGGAATGGGAGTCTTTGAACCAGTTCACGGCTCAGCTCCGAAATACGCTGGACAGAACAAAGCGAATCCAACAGCCGAAATTTTGAGCGGAGCTTTGATGTTCGAATACATAGGCTGGAAGAAAGCTTCCGAGCTTATTAAGAAAGCTCTCGAAATGACGATTTCACAAGGTATAGTCACCTACGACATCCATCGCCACGTCGGTGGAAAGCTTGTAGGAACGAGAGAGTTTGCAGAGGCTGTGGTTGAGAATTTGCAGTCCATCTAACCACAACTCTTAAAAACACATATGTTTTAAAGCTTTCCAGCAGCCCGGGTGGTGTAGCCAGGCCTAACATGCGGGCCTGTCGAGCCCGCGCCTCGGGTTCAAATCCCGACCCGGGCGTAAAGGAAAAAGTTAAACGCACGAAAGCGGAGAGCTCGGTATCAAACTTACAGCCCTTAAATACTTTTTTTGATAAAAAGGTATACGTGAAGCAAAAGGTCGACATGGAAAAATGGAGGAGAATAATCTTTATTGAGGTAAAGTCCATAAGGCTGATTGTGAGTAATAAGGAAAAAATAATAAAGGAGGAATTAAGCAAGATTAAATAAGATGAAATACAAGAGGGGGGTTGGCAGTTAGGGAGTTTTGCCATTTTTATTAGTTTATAAGGTCGGGGGAATCCAAAAATTGAGATTCTACTTCTTAAAATTCGATTTAACCGATAGGCTCGGGTGCCCGAAACTCCTCATCACCAACTATCGAGCATCGAGGGAATGGTTTGAAATCACTATTGGGCCTGAGGATGGGAGAATGAGTTAAGTGTGGAAGTCTGACCGATGGAGGATGAGAAGAAGAAAATTCTTGGAATAGAGCCAGAAGAGTATTTTACGGGTGAGGACTGGATAAGGGCTGGACGAAGGCGTTACATGCTTCTGAACATCATTTACTACCTTCAGCACTTTGCAGGAAAAGAGGATGGAGTTAGTATTAGCGAGATTTCAGAGTTTCTTGAAGTTCTTCAAACTGTTGACAGAGAAATCTACTCCAGCATCGTGAAACCCGGAATAGCTGTGGAATCGACTTTAAGTGAGCTTCTGAATAAAGGATTGATCATTGATAGGTCAGAAGGAAAATTTTCCATAAATGTGGAAAAGGTTAAGTCGGAAAAAGATTTGATTTACTGGGGAAGTGTGAAAAGAGTATTTGACAAGGTTAATGAAATAATGAGTTTTGGAGGTTATAGAAATGAATAAAGAAAGGTTAAAGCCGGTGTTAGAAGAGTTAAGAGAAAAATACGAGAAAGAATGGAGAAGTGTTGAAGATACTATTTTGAAACATCTTGATGAAGTTAAGGAAACCATCGAGCAGCATTTAAAAAACAATCAGGAAATTGATTTTGAAACAGCAAAGAAAATATATGAAAAAATTGAAACAATAGACAACTTAACCAAGCCTTTTCTTCTGTGGATATCTCCTTCAGAAGGAGGATTTGCAAGGGATAAACATGAGGACACAGAGAAAATAAGAACGAAAATATTGAACAATCAAATAATTAGAGATTTTCTAAATGAAGTTAAAAGCTTAGAGAGTTTAGGGGAGCTCCAAAGAATTAAAGATAGACTTGAAGAAATTAAAGGAACCGAAGAGATCAAAGGAATAAGCATATCTAATTTAAGCACGTGGATGAGTATCTTCAATCCGAAAATTTTCATGCCAACATGGGAAAACACAGTAAATAAGCATCTGAGGAATGATCTGGGTTTTAATCGATTCTGGGGTGGTGATTCGGATATTGAAAAATTTATTGAGTTTACCAAAACCGTTAGAGAGATTGCTGATGAGGTTGGAATAAATAGCATGTTGGAAGCTGCATTTTATCTAAGCAAGTATGAAAGAAGCAATGTTGAAAGTTTTTCAGATTTACTTAAATTACTTAAAGAACTAAAAGATTACTATCATAAAGAATGGAAAGAAGTAGAAAAGCCATTTATGGATAAAATTGAACAAATAAGGAAATTAATTCTGGAAAAAATTGAAGGCGGTGAAAGATTCAGTGAGGAAGATGTGAATGAAATCCTCAAACTAAGAAACGAAGTTCCTGAAAATTGTAAATTCTTATTAAGATATTTTGTTAGTGCAGGAGTACCTCCGAAAGAAGTGCTAATTAGACTACTCAACAATAAGAATTTCCAAAATCTGGTTAAATCGATAAGTCAAAGAAAAGAGGATGAAATAAGGAAGTTCTATAAATTAACCAAAGAAGAAGTAATGTATGTCGGTAACTCATCGTTGAGTACTTGGCTTGCAGTTTTGAATCCAGAATATTACATGCCTACTTGGGGATGGGAACATCAAAGTGGAACCCTGCCACTTGTATTATATAAGGATGTCAAAGAGCTTAGGAGTTTTGAGAAATGGTGGACACAAGAACCAGAGAAAATATTTGAGCTGTTTTCTCTTTTGAAGAAAGTTTCAAATGAAGCTGGGATTAATAACATGTTTGAAACGGCGTTCTATTTAAATAAGTATGAGAGCAGGAATATAAAAGAGAAAAATTACTGGATAGAGATAGGAGGCCCACCCTCAAAAGAATATATAGGTAAATACCTGTGGGCTCCGAAGGCACCGCAATGGAGATTACTGGAAAATGTTCAGAAAGACGACATTATTTATCATTATGTCACTTCCAAAGGGCCTGAGGAGTTTGGGGGAAAGTTTGTCGGAAAATCTAAAGCAAAGGAGAAAGCCAAGGAAATTGATAAAGATGAACTTGTCAGAATAATGAGGGAGATTGACGAAAATTGGGATAACTTCTTTGAAGGTTGGAGAAATTATGATACCTTCTACTTAGTCGAACTTTACGATTATAACGAATTCAAACAACCGATCTCGAAAGAAGAGGTTGGATTTAATCCCCCTCAGAAATATTTTGTCAGGGCCCCATCCGAAATTGTAAACAAAATTGAACAGCTGACGTCAACTCAAAAGAAGTCAGAAATCGATGAAAAAACAAAAAAGAAAATCGAAACCATTCTCACCTACAAAAAACAACTCATCCTTTACGGCCCTCCTGGCACGGGCAAAACATGGCTTGCAAGAAACTATGCAATAGAAGTTGGTCAAGAAAAATACAGGTTTAGAAGAAAAACCCTATTGGGTGTAGAATTTTTCTTTTGGGTTATAAACCCTGAGAGGTGGGATTATACACAGCTTGAAGAAGGCAAAGACGTTGAAATGGGGAAAGGAAGATTAAAGAGTGCGTTTGAAAAGATAAACAACGGAGACCTGGTGTTTATATATGTAGGTAAACAAATAGGAAAGATATACGGAATCGGGAAATATAAATACGATGATTCAAACGAAAAGCCCTACTTATCTGTTTTGAAGCTATTTGAAGGACCCAGTTTAAACGATTTAAGAGCAATTTTGAAGGACTCGATTCCAATTAAACAAAACCTAAGAGGAACTTTGTTTCCGTTGAAGCCTGAAGAAGGTCTAAAACTGCTTGAAGCATCAGGATTAAGTCTGAGTGATTTAAGCCTTGAGGCGGAAGAATACTCTGAAGAGGTAGAGGGTATAAGATTCGTTACTTTCCACCCCTCTTATTCCTACGAGGAGTTCGTTGAAGGATTAAGGCCAAAAGCGGATGAAGAAGGGGATATTAGGTACGAGATAGAAGATGGAATTTTCAAAACTGTTTGCAAAGACGCCTTCAATGCCCTTATGAACCATGCCGGCATCGATAAGGTGTGGGAAGATGAATTACCCGAATTAAGCTATGAAGAAAAACAGATTGTTTTAGGTTCTCTGGAAGATGCTCCAAAATTCTTCCTCGTGATAGATGAGATAAACAGGGGCGACATTTCCAGAATTTTCGGGGAGCTCATAACTCTTATAGAAGAAGACAAAAGGCTCTTTGCCGAGAACGAGCTGACAGTTACTCTGCCATACTCCAAGGAAAAATTCGGAGTCCCGCCCAACCTCTACATTATAGGCACTATGAACACAGCAGACAGAAGCATAGCCCTGATTGACGTAGCCCTGCGCAGGAGGTTTGGTTTTATCGAACTCATGCCGGACTACGAAATTCTCGAAGATAAGCTCTTGTCAAGGGATGATGAAGCGAGAGATATTAAAGAACTCGCAATCGATGTTTTGAGAAAACTGAACGAAAGAATCAGAAAGAATTACGACAGAGACCATCAAATAGGGCACAGCTACCTTTTAAAGCTTGAAAAAGCCGATACCAAAGATAAAGCAGTTGAAACTCTGCAATTCATCTGGTATCACGAGATACTCCCGCTGCTGCAGGAGTACTTCTACGACAGTCCGGAGAAGCTTAAGAGAGTCCTCAACGAAGCATTCGTTAGGGTTGAAGAGAATAGCTTCGACTTTGAGTACCTTGAAGGTGAAAGATTTGTTGAAGAGCTGAGAAAAGTTGCCGAACAGGAGCAGCAATGAAAACCTATTCAACCTTTGAGTATTCGGAAGTGGAGTACAGAATAACTGACGATGGAGAGGAAAGAGTAGAGAATAATGTACTCTACCTCAAAGAGAAATCTGTTGAATATCTGGAGAAACTGAACGTAGCTCAGGTTCTGAGAAACAAAATAAAATTCCAGAACTACGCTGGAGTCATTTCTTTCGAAGATATCAGGCTGGAAATTCTCCCAAAATTTCTCAGGACGGATAAGAAGCTGGTAAAACCAGAAGAAATTGATGAAAAGAGAGAGAAAATCTTGCAAAATCTCGTTAGAATGCTTGAATATTCGGGATGGGAAGGAATTAAGGAAACCGACCTCACACAAATCGGGACGGAGAAGGATTTCTTTGAAATCTACGTTTTCCTCTTTGCAAAAAACCTTGCAGAGCTTCTCAAGGTAAACAGGGATGCATCTTACGTCCGAACTTACGACGAACTCAGATTCGTAAGGGGGAAGATAGAATTCAGGAAGTACTGGAATCCAGCAAGACTTCATATAATTCCATGCAGCTACTATGAGAGGAACATGAACACACCAATCAACCGCACCCTGAAATTCGTCTCGTATCTTCTTTTAAAGAAAGTTGAAAGCTCTGAAACGAGAAGGTTGCTTAAAAGCGTGATATCTGTATTAGACTCAGTCACTTTGTCCCCAGTAACTCTGGCAGAGGTCGAGAAAATCACCTTCAACAGGCTTAATTCACGCTTCATTCCGTTCATAGACTTTTGCAGAGCTTTTTTGAGAGACTCAGTTTTCTCGCTTCAGGGCTCGGATGTAGAGTTCTTCTCATTCCTAATACCGATGGAGACATTGTTCGAAAGATTCGTGGCGAAAGCCGTAAAAGAGTTATATAAGGGCACAGAATGGAAACCACATATCCAAGAAACATTTGGTTATCTAGTACCCAAAGAGAAACTTTTCCAGCTACAGCCGGATATAGTTCTCGAAAATGGGGGAGAAAGGGTGATAGTAGATACAAAATACAAGATCCTGGACCCAGAGGACAGAAAGCTCGGTGTTTCTCAGCAGGACCTTTACCAGATGTACGCATACTGCAAAGAGCTTGGATCCAGTAAATGTGTACTTATATACCCCGAAAGTCTGAATGGCAAGATAGATGGAGAATTTAAACTTGGAAGCAAGGAAAAGATCGATTTGAAGGTAAAAACAATATCTCTCGAAAACCCATTTGATAACGGCAAACTTTCGGAGAATTTTAAGGAAAGTTTGAGGAACGCTATAGGATTACTCTAATCTTACATCTGACTTAGTTAAACAAAAAACTTAAGTATAACAAATCTAATCAACTATTAATGTCCCAAAAGGCTTACATAACCCTCCTCGGCCGCTCTGGCTGGGCGCTTATTTTAAAGGTTTAACTGTCATTGTGGTTTGCAGAGGTCTGAGAGGTCTCTCTGGGGAAAAAGAGTTAAAAGGAGTCTAATCTTCTACGATAAAGCTGAATTTGCTTATAACGTCTCAAACAAATAGGAAGTGGGTTTATCCTTCGTTATTTTAGCAATTCCGTAAGAAATTTTAATAGCTAAATTATAATCGGATTTCTCGCAAACGAGCTGAAATGATAAAGTATTTCAAAAAGTCAACGAAACTGCTTTAAATAATCAAACTAATAAAAGATCGTGAACGAACCCGTGGAAATCGTCGACCTTCTAAAGAGAATTCTCGACGTTTTGGAGAGGATAGAGAAGAAAATCAGCAACAACGGTGAGGAGGAAAAAATCAAATTCGACCCATTCACACTTCTCGAACTTCCGGACAATTTAAGATCTACCGCTATGGCGCTGATAAAGCTTGGCAGAGGGACAGCCTCTGACGTGGCGAAGATAACGGGAAGAGGAAGAGCCATAGAAAGTCATTATCTAAACACCCTCGTTAAGATGGGTTACGCGAAAAAGAGGAGAGAGGGAAGGAGAGTTATCTATGAGATCCGAGGTTAACGGTGCGCTCCTTACCTTCTCCTACGGTTCCTTTTTGCTAACCTACCCAAACTTTGGTCCTATTTCGATTAAGATTGTAGAAGCGTTGAATGCAAATCCCTACGAGTTTTTTTCCTGTTTTTACCTTTCTCACGTACTTGGGATAGCTTTTTCATCGATTTTTCTCGATAGAGTTGAAAAGCGAATAAGGTTACTCAAAGTAACAATTCCAGTTTTAATTTCATCGGCATTTCTGACAATTTTCAACCACTTGGCAATTTTTGCAATCGGTTTTACAATGGGTGTATTTATTGTAATCCTCGGCAGTTACTTCGCCCGCTTCATAAAACCTTGGAGAAGAGGTAAAACTTTTGCTTTTGGCGCTTTCATGTCCAACGTTTACCTTTTCCTTTTAACCAAGCTAACGTTCCTCAACCTCCCAGTTCTCGTTCTCTTGTCCATCCTTCCGTTGCTGCTCGTATTCACTATACCCAACGAGAACTTCGAGCTAAGATCCTCCAAAATAAATGGAAAATTCGTTTATTTCTCTTTGCCGGTTTTCGTTTTCTACTTCGTTGGAGGAGTGATGTACGGAATTATGGAAAAAGCCTTCAGAGAGGCTGGAATATCAACGCACGTACTCTTTTACGCTACGTTAGTAATTCTCGCGGGAATCGTGTACGACAAAGTTGATAGGAAAATTGTTGCAATCGCTGGACTAATCGCTTTATCCGCCTCGCTCCTTCTCTTTCCCTCTTCGCTCGTTTACTCTGCTCACCTTATCCAGTCTTCATACGCTTTCGTGGACGTCTTTGCAATGATGATCTGGGCGGATATAAGCAGGGTTGGCAGCGAAGCGAAACAGTACGGAATTGGAATGCTTTCGATAACACTTCCGATATACTTGGGATTTCTCCTTTCCGAATCGTTTTCGTTCCAGCTGAGTACGACGATAATGATCGTCCTCCTCGTTCTTTCAGCCTTCTTACTCGGCTCCGTGGAGGAGCCGGCAACAACTCCTGAAGAATACCTGAGGTGGTTGGCAAGGAGGTAATTTAAATGATAATCGGCTTGCACTCGTTTAAAGGTGGAAGCGGAAAAACGTTCGTTGCAACAAATTTGGGATACAAGCTGTCTGAAAAGGGAAGAAAGGTTTGCGTCATCGAACTCGACATGAAAGCTCCGAGCTTGCATTCTTTTTTCGAAACGGAAAAGTTCGTAAATGAGCTGCTGACGAAAAAAGCGTCAGCGAGAGATTACCTTAACGAAGTGAAGGAAAATCTCAGCGTGATCGTTGCTTCTCCTTCCCTTCAGGAGATCAAAAGGGATTTGATGAGGAGTGATGTTGAAAGCTTGAAAATTCTGAAAAGATTGCAGGAAGTTCTGGCTGAGCTGAAATCCATGAACTTTGATTTTATTATACTCGATAACCCTCCCGGGTTAAGCTACATGAGCGTGAACTCGATGCTCGTAAGCGATATTATATTTTTCGTTTCACGAGCCGAAAAGGATGATTTGGCGGGATTGAACATTCTTTACGAGGTCTCGAAAAACGTTGAAAAGCAGAAGTATGTAATTTTGAACAGAATCACGGAAAGAACAAAAAATATCAGGTTGAGCTATCCGGTTGCTGCAAAAATACCTTGCAGCTGCGAAATCACTGACGAGCCGTTTTTCGTTGAAACCTTTAAAGAGCATGAGGTTTCGAGGGCTTTCGACGAATTAGCTGAAAAAATTCTTGGATTGCGGTAAATTCCAGCACTTGTTTTCCAATTTCTGTTTTTTGATTTTACTTCTGTCAAGCTGAACTGCTCAGCTATTTTATGTTTAATTGTTGAATAACAAAACATTTATATTTGATAGTTGCATCAACTTCTCTTTGAAAGAAAGAGGTGCTTCGATGAGCTCGTCGCAAAGAGTTCCGAGCAGAGATGGTTTTGATTTCTTTTTCGGAGTTAGCAAGCTCAATGGAGTTGAGTCACGTATTGGGCAGAGGGGTGGTAAAATTGAGGGCTGTTAGGTTTCTGTTTGCGGTTTTACTGCTGGAGATGGTAAGCGGAACAAAGGTAAAAACAAAGGTAAAAATGAGAGAGTAACCAAATCCAAAATTTTGCAGGCAGAATGGCGAAAAGCTTTAGGAATTACAGCTTCACCCTCCTCCTAACGAGCTGATTTCTCTCCGAAATTTTTTCGAGAAACTTCTCGAAGCTGTCGAAGTCTGCAACTTTTTCTTTTAAAAATACCCCAGTTCTACCTATCTCTCTCCTCCTCTCCAGAACCCTAATTCTTTCTTCAACTATGTCCACGCCAACTCCGAGAATCTTTGCAACTTCACTTTTATCGAGTTCGTTAATCGGAATTTCCACGTGCCCAAAGCTCTCGGGAATTATCAGCACGAGCCTCTTATCAACTCCGCAAACCCTCTTGTCATTTCTTAATTCGTCGAGTGTTATTGCACCTCCAAATTTGTAGAAATCCAGCTCTCTGTCCTTCATCTTCGCAAGGGGAAAGCTGACGTTGGCATTAGCCAGTACGAACTCCCCTTTAACGACGTGATTTGGCGTGGCTTGAATTATCCTCTTCTCCAAAATTTCGAAATCCGAAAGAGCGAGTTCTATCTTGAAGGAGGGGATTTGAAGGGGGATGAAAATGTCGACGTCGCTGCTTTCCTTAACGTCACCCCTCGCTACGCTTCCGTACAAAATCGAAGGAATTCCGAAATCCTCGAGAGTTTCCATTAACTCCTTCGCAATTTTTCTCTTCTCTTTTAAAAGATTCCAGTGATTTTCGTCGTATTTTACAACCCTCCTTTCCCCGTAAGTTGCGACTTTCATTCTACCGTTTCGTCTATCCAGTCCAAGTACTTCCTGTCCCCCTCCTCTACGTTCAAAGCGCATATGCATGGAGTTGTGTAGCTGTGGATTTTCTTTATCTCCTCCCTAACCTCAGAGAACTTTTCAGCTTTCGTCTTTACTATCATCGCATACTCCTCATCTCGCTGAATTTCCCCTTCCCACCAGTACATCGACTCTATCTTCCAGAAATTAACGCAAGCGGCAAGCTTCTTTTCGAGGAGGTGCTTTGCTATTTTTTCAGCTTCCTCCTTGGAAGAGGCTGTTACGTAGATAAAGTAGTACATGAAATTCGTTAAACTAAACAGATATAAATTTTTACCTCAAGAATAGAAGTCTTCCAGTTTCTTTCTGGCTCTTCGGAGCGCATCTTTTCCAACAAGCTTTTCAGCATACTCATCTGCAGCTTTCTCAATTTCGTTCTCGGGAATGTGGAGGAAAGTTAAAAACTTAACAGCCTTAAGCGAAAACAGTTTGTTTTGCATGGCATGGAATTTTTCGTGGTATATAACAGCCGAAAGCTCGTCCTCTTCAAGTAACTCGAGCAAACCCTCGCTTACAAAAACATCTCTTCCTACCGTGAATGCTTTGGGAAGAAGAGTGTTCAGCACGTAAATTCTTTTTAAATCGTGTTTTTTCGCAAGCTCGTCATCAGTTCTAAAGCCGTACATCTTTCCCAAGTACAGCTTGTAAGCTTTTGGAAAGCTGAAAAGGAGAATTCCGAACGTCAAAGCGTAGAGAGCGTAGTACTTCATAAACCAAAACATGTCGCAGGACATTGAGAAGTAAACTACCGGAAGATTGACCGCTACAAAAGCGTTTGCGAATACGTAAAACTTCACTTTGAGAATCGAATCCCTCGAAAGCAAGTATCCTAAAGTAGCAACAGCGACACCTAAGCTGAAAACAAAAAAAGCTTTACCGAAGTTAGAGTTTGCAAGGCAGTAAAACGCGCAGGCTATTGAATTCACTTCTTTTCCACCTTCCTGTGGAAGTAGTCCACAACAACATCTCCAAACTTATCGATTAACTTGTCGAGAATGCTTTGAACGAAATTAACCTCCACATCCTTCTTGCTTACAGCCGGATAAAACACGAACTTTCTTCTCCCTTCAACGCTCTTCTTCTCCTTCTTCACGAATCCGTTTTTCTCAAGCCTGTCGAGAGTGGCGGCAACACTCGACATCGACGCGTTTACACCTTTAGCGATCTCCGAAAGAGTAGCTTCCTTTTTCTCCCACAGAAACTCCATTATTTTTTCTTCGAGGGGAGAGAATATCCTCAGCTCTTCGCCTAATTCGATTCTCTCTTTTTTGACCATTAAGCTAAATTTTATTCATCAGGTATAAAAGTGTTTTCAAACTACTTCAGCCTCTTCAAATACCTCCATTCCCCTTTCAGAAATCGTGTACGGGCGAGGTTTTCTCGAGTGGTTCATCCTCCGCATCTTTAAAACCTCCGCAATCAGTATTACCTCCTCGAACTCTCCTCCCCTCGCCATTCTAAGCACAATCAACCCATCAGAAACGTATTCGAGAATCCCGTATTTCGAATGAAGCGGATTGTCCTTATCGCTCTCGCTCGTTATGATGGCTGTTGCACCGCTCTCCTTCACGATTCTCTTAAAAGTCGATAGAGCTTTGTACCTCTCTCTTTCTGAGTAAAGCGTTTCGAGAACGCTTATGTTGTCTATTACAACTCTTTCCACACCGAAATCTGTGAAAATTGTTTTCATCTCGTTTTCGATTTTTTCGAAGCTATCTCTCACAACCTCCGCTTCAAGTCTCAGAATTCTCACGTTGCTTTCAAGGTTCATGCCGAAACTTTTTGCCGTTTCGATAATGCTCTCCTCGTCCTCCTCGAAGCTTATAAAAATGCACCTCTCCCCCCTTCTAACACCTTCGCTGATGAAGTGAAGAGAGAGCGTTGTTTTCCCGGTCCCGTAACCTCCGATTACTCCAACTACGTACCCCTTTGGAATTCCGCCACCGAGCATTTTATCCAGTCCCGGAATTCCGGTTGAAAGTAACATTATATCACCCTGTGAACCCTCGAAATTATGGTGCCGACGAAGGGATCGAGCTTAACTTCAAACCTCGATACTCCGGAACGCTCAATGAACGGCATCAGCCCGGAGAACTTCCTTATGTACATCCACCTCCTCATCTCTCCTCTCTCGTAGCTGAGTTCGAAATCTATTACCACCTCAAACTGATCGAGTAACTCGTTTTCCCTTTCATCGGGCAATTTGGAGTAGTGGAAAGCTGCAATGGACTCTTTTCTCTTACAAACTTTTTTCAATCCCTTTATGAAGTCTATAAGATCTTTCCACTTTATTTCATGCCCCACAAGTCTCACGAGATCCGTCAGGGAGTCGAAGAAAA is part of the Ferroglobus placidus DSM 10642 genome and encodes:
- a CDS encoding KaiC domain-containing protein, whose amino-acid sequence is MLLSTGIPGLDKMLGGGIPKGYVVGVIGGYGTGKTTLSLHFISEGVRRGERCIFISFEEDEESIIETAKSFGMNLESNVRILRLEAEVVRDSFEKIENEMKTIFTDFGVERVVIDNISVLETLYSERERYKALSTFKRIVKESGATAIITSESDKDNPLHSKYGILEYVSDGLIVLRMARGGEFEEVILIAEVLKMRRMNHSRKPRPYTISERGMEVFEEAEVV